The region CACGGCGGTGGCGGGGCGGGTGTGGTGCGGCTTCTCGTGTCCGCAGACGGTCTACACGGAAATCTTCCTGTGGATAGAGCGGCGCATCGAAGGCTCGCGCAGTGCGCGCATGCGCCTGGACCGCCAGCCGTGGGGCTTGCAGAAACTCGCGAAGAAGGGCGCCAAGCACATCGTCTGGGGCGCGTTGTCGCTGTGGACCGGATTCAGTTTCGTCGGCTACTTCACACCCATCCATGAATTGATGGCTACCGTCGCCGCCATGTCGCCGGGACCTTGGGAAGCCTTCTGGATCACGTTCTACAGCTTCGCCACCTACGGCAATGCCGGCTGGATGCGCGAACAAGTGTGCAAATACATGTGTCCCTATGCGCGCTTCCAGAGCGCGATGATCGACAAGGATACGCTGATCATCACCTACGACCGCGCGCGCGGCGAACCGCGCGGCGCGAAGACCAAAGCCGCGAAAAAGAGCGGTGACTGCATCGATTGCTCGATGTGCGTGCAGGTCTGTCCGACCGGCATCGACATCCGCGACGGCCTGCAATATGAATGCATCGGCTGCGCAGCCTGCATCGACGCCTGCAACGGCGTCATGGCCAAGGTCGCATTGCCGCCGGGCTTGATCCGTTATTCGACCGAACGGGCCATGACGACGCAGCTGTCGCTGCCGGAGATGCGCCGGCGTGTCTTGCGTCCGCGCGTGCTGGCCTACACGGCGCTGCTGGTGCTGATCGTGGCCGCATTCTGCACGGCACTGGCGCTGCGCACGCCGCTCAAGCTCGACATCATCCGCGATCGCGGTGTGATGGCGCGCGAGGTCGAGGACGGCATGATCGAGAACGTATACCGGCTGCAGATCATGAACACCGGCGAGACCGCGCATCGCTTCCATATCGACGTGTCCGGCATCGACGGCATCAGACTGGCGACGCCGGCGGAAGTCGAGATCGACGCCGCCACCACGCGCGCCGTCCCGGTACGCGTCAGGGTGCCGCACGGCAAGGGCGAACACGGCTCCAACAAGGTGGCGTTCGAGCTGAGCGCCGTCGACGATCCACGATTGCAGGTGCAGGAGAAGGCCGTCTTCTTTGTACCGCGCTGACCTTCAAAGGAAATGAACATGCAAGCGACTCCGACCTTACGTCCCTGGTACACCCATCGCTGGCCGTGGCTGCTGATGCTCGGTCCGGCGCTGGTGATCGCGGCCGGTTCGTTCACGATCTGGCTGGCGGTGACGCGCGAGGACGCCATGGTGGTGGGCGACTATTACAAGGAAGGCCGCGCCATCAACCAGGACCTGCGGCGCGATCGCGCCGCGACCTCACTGGGCGTGGCGCTGCATCTCGGCTATGACGCCGCGTCGGGAAAACTGCTGGGCAACGTGCAGACCCACGCCGGCCCGCTGCAGGGCAAGCTGCAACTGCACCTGGCGCATCCGACCCGGCCTGAAAAAGACCTGCGCCTGCCGCTCGAAACCGATGCCCACGGCGATTTCAGCGTCGGCCTGCCGATGCTGGAACTGGCGCGCTGGCAGGTGCTGCTGGAGAACGAGGCGCGCGACTGGCGCGTGGCCGGCGTCTGGCATTGGCCGCAGCAGCGCATGCTGGACCTGATTGCGGATCAGCCGGCGGATAGTTGAGAAGTGGAATTCAAAGAGGAGATTGCCATGCAACGCATCGTGCCGAATATCCTGTGGGCCTCGTTCCTGGCGGCAATTGCGGCAGAGGGTTGCTTCTTCGCCTGGTTCGATCCGGACGAGCTGTTGAATCTCGTCAGCCAGCGCGACCGGCTGGCGGCGTACACCGTGGGATTCTTTTTCCTGTGGCTGTTCTGTGCACTGTCGGGCGGGTTGGCGTTTCTACTGAACCTGCCCGGACAGAGAGAATATCTTGTCAGGCCATCGGACAAGTCTCGGTCCCGGCGGCAAGCGCCTTGATCCGGACCGGATCGAGCAGCTGGATCTCGCGTTTGTCGACACCGAGCCAGCCCAGCTTGCGGAACTTGGAGACCAACCGGCTGATACTTTCGATAGTCAGTCCGAGGTAGTTGCCGATGTCTTCACGCGACATGCGCAACTGGAAGCTGGTCGAGGAGTAGCCGCGTGCCGCATAGCGCGACGACAGGTTGATCAGGAAAGCGGCGAAGCGCTGTTCCGCGCGCATGTTGCCGAGCAGGAGCATGGCGTTTTGCTCGCGCGTGATTTCCTGGCTCATGATGCGGTGGAAGTGGCGCAGCAGCATCGGGATCATGCCGAACAACTCTTCCAGCCGCTGGAACGGGATCTCGCACACTTCGCTGTCTTCCAGCGCGGCAACGTCGCAATGATGCTTGTCGGTGCTGATGGCGTCCATGCCCATCAATTCTCCGGCCATCTGGAAACCGGTGATCTGCTGTTCGCCGCCGGCGTTGAACTGGTAAGTCTTGAAGTGCCCGAGCCGGATGGCATAGAGGTTCCTGAACGGATCATCCATGCGATACAGACTCTCGCCGCGGGCCACCCGGCGGCGGCGGCCGATGATCTGGTCGAGCCGGTTCATGTCGGAGTCATCCAGCCCCATCGGCAGGCACAGCTGGTGCATGCTGCAATTGACGCAACTGGTTTTCATCGCGTGGAGGGATGGCGGCAGGGGCCGCTGGATCTGGAGAAGCTCGCTCATGGCAGTGGACGTGTGGACGCCTGGTCGTTGTTTTACTCAATATAGCGCAGGGCGACGGCCGGAAGACAGCGTACGGCGGGGTTTCTGGAGACTCCTTGATCTGGATCAAGGGAGTTGTCGTTAATCGGGGGGATCGATAGGTGTACGTGAGCAGGATAATTCTGGCGCTTGCATCAATTCTATATTTCAATAATAATTGAATTATTGGATTAATCGGATTCACTGGAGCCGTCATGGACAACAAAACCGCTATTACCGCACTTGCCGCGCTCGCCCAGGAATCGCGTCTGGCGGCATTCCGCCTGTTGGTGCAGGTCGGCCCGGGAGGCCTTGCCGCCAGCAAGATTGCCGAACAACTGGAAGTGGCGCCGTCGGCCTTGTCCTTCCACATGAAAGAGCTGTCGCACGCCGGCCTGGTCACGGCGCGCAGCGAAGGGCGCTTCGTCATCTATTCGGCGAATTTCGACAGGATGAACGGCCTGCTCGGCTTCCTCACCGAGAACTGCTGCGGCGGCAACGTGTGTTCGCCGGTGCAGGAGTGCTGTCCCGGCGTGGACGAGAAATAAGCGCGGGCATGCCATGAACATCCAACCTGAACTCGCCGTCTCCGAGAAGACTATCGTCGCCCCGCTGAATCTGTTCGAGCGCTATCTGACAATCTGGGTGGCGCTGTGCATCGTCCTCGGCGTCCTGCTGGGGCAGGCGTTTCCGTCGATCTTCAGGATCATCGGCGGCATGGAAGTGGCCCGCGTGAACTTGCCGGTCGGCGCCCTGATCTGGGTGATGATCATCCCGATGCTGCTCAAGGTCGACTTCAGCGCCTGGCGCCAGATCGCCGGACACGGCCGCGGCATTGCCGTGACGCTGTTCGTCAACTGGGCCGTCAAGCCGTTCTCGATGGCCTTGCTCGGATGGCTGTTCATCCGGCACTGGTTCGCGCCGTATCTCCCTGCCGCGCAGCTGGACTCCTACATCGCCGGGCTGGTGTTGCTGGCGGCGGCGCCGTGTACGGCGATGGTGTTTGTCTGGAGCCGCCTGACCGGCGGCGATCCATACTTCACCTTGTCGCAGGTGGCGATGAACGACCTGATCATGGTGTTCGCCTTCGCACCGCTGGTCGGCCTGCTGCTGGGCGTCTCCAGTATTGCCGTGCCGTGGGCGACGCTGCTGACTTCGGTCGGTCTCTACATCGTCGTGCCCGTCGTCATCGCGCAAGTCTGGCGCCGGTGGCTGCTGCATGGCCAGCAAGGACGAGGGCAAGGACAAGGACAAACGCAAGCGCGGTTCGACAGGGTGATCGCGCGCAGGCAGCCGTGGTCGATGGCGGCATTGCTGGCGATGCTAGTGTTGCTGTTCGCTTTCCAGGGCGACGCCGTGATGAAGCAGCCGCTGGTGATCGCCTTGCTGGCGGTGCCCATCCTGATCCAGGTCCTGTTCAATTCCTTTCTCGCGTATTGGCTCAACCGTGCGGTTGGCGAAAAGCATGCAGTGGCGTGTCCTTCGGCGCTGATCGGCGCTTCCAACTTCTTCGAACTGGCCGTCGCCACCGCCGTCAGCCTGTTCGGCTTTGAGTCGGGCGCGGCGCTGGCGACCGTCGTCGGCGTGCTGATCGAAGTGCCGCTGATGCTGCTGGTGGTCGGCGCCGTCAACCGGACGCGGGGCTGGTATGAGGCCGGTGCCGGCACCAGCGCTAGCACCAGCACCAGTGTTGAAGCGGCCGACCGCTGATTTTTATTTGACCTCATTGCACTGAACATCATCGATTCAAGGAGCCATCATGACCATCCGGATTTATCACAACCCCGCCTGCGGCACCTCGCGCAATACGCTGGCCCTGATACGCAATTCAGGGGAGGAGCCCGAGATCATCGAGTACCTGCAACATCCGCCCACGCGCGACACGCTGATCGGCCTGATCGGCAGCGCCGGCCTTGCGGTGCGTGAAGCAATCCGCCAGAAAGGCACACCGTACGCCGAACTCGGCCTCGACAATCCGCAACTGAGCGACGACTTGCTGTTCGATGCGATGCTCGCACATCCGGTGCTGATCAACCGTCCCTTCGTGGTCACGCCAAAAGGCGTGCGCCTGTGCCGTCCTTCGGAGCTGGTGCTGGATATCCTCCCCAATCCGCAGCAAGGTCCGTTCACCAAGGAGGATGGCGAAGTCGTCATCGATGCGGAGGGACGCCGTGCCGCAACTTCCTGATTTGCCGAACATTGACGGCGAGCTGTTCCATGCGCCGCAGGCGAGCGACTTCGCCGCAGTCGGCCGCGCCACCCATGCACCCCGGTTTCTGCTGCTGTACGGCTCGCTGCGCGAGCGTTCCTACAGCCGCTTGCTGACGATGGAAGCGGCGCGGCTGTTGCAGGCCATGGGCGGCGAAACGAGGATTTTCGATCCGCATGGCTTACCGCTGCCGGACGGCGCGCCGGACACGCATCCCAAGGTGCAGGAATTGCGCGAACTGGCGCAATGGTCCGAAGGCATGGTGTGGTGTTCGCCGGAGCGGCACGGCGCCATGACCGGCATCATGAAAGCGCAGATCGACTGGATCCCACTATCGTCAGGCGCCATCCGGCCGACGCAGGGAAAGACGCTGGCGGTGATGGAAGTATCCGGCGGCTCGCAGTCGTTCAATGCCGTCAACCAGATGCGCATCCTGGGACGCTGGATGCGCATGCTGACCATCCCGAATCAATCATCGGTCGCCAAGGCATTTGAGCAATTCGACGAGGCCGGCCGCATGCATCCTTCCGCGTACTACGATCGCGTGGTCGATGTGATGGAAGAATTGATGAAATTTACTTTGCTGACACGCGACGTCTCGCCAACGCTCGCAAATCGTTACAGCGAGCGGAGGGAGAGCGCCGAGATGCTGAGCAGGCGCGTCAATCAGGGCGCCATCTGAAATTGCCGGCATAAAGTTCCTGCAGCATCAACCGTAAAGCAGCTAGCGGATGTCCTGATCCGGATGTCCATTTACTGCTTTGCAGGTACTTATTCTTTTATTGCCATGACAAGCCTATCCGCAGTGAGCACCTCGTCGCCGGTGCAACCGGCGTCCGCCACGACGGCACGGACCGCCTCGGCTTCGAGCGCTGCGCCGAACAAGACTCCCGCACAATCGTATACCTCCGTCACGCTGGGCGGCAGCAACGCCGCGGCAAGCGCGCAGCTGTATTCGATATCCGGTGCGGCGCCCGCATCGGACAAGATCGTTTCGTGGCAGGCAAAATCCAACGACGCCGTCAGCACCATGATGGCGGGGAATTTTTCCGCCTCGTCGCTCGGCGCGCGTTTCAAGGGACTCGGCGCGGCGCTGTTGAATCGCTTCGACAGCGACAGCGGCAATTTTTCGCAATCGGTGGTGGCGCTTCCGGCCGGCACGCCGAAGGGCTCAGCGCTGGAGACGACCTTGCGGGCGCAGACCGGCGCCCAGACCGACAACAAGATTTCGCTGACCATCGTGACGGCTTCCGGTGCGCAGGTCGACCTGACGCTGGCCAATCAGGAAGACGGCCTGTCGGTGCAGCTGCAGGTCAGCAAGGGCAAGCTCAGCGATGCCGAACGCGGCGCGCTGCAAAAACTGTCGGACGGATTCCAGAGCGCCATCGACGGCATTTCCGCCAATCCGCCCGGCCTGAAGCTGGATGGACTGACGCAGTTCGATACCAGCCTGTTGGCGTCGGTGGACCTGCACGCGAGCGTCCAGGTCGGCGGCCAGGCGCAAACCATCGACTTCCATGCCGACAGCAAGCAGCGCAGCGTGAGTGCCGCCGGGCCTGCAGGTACGCTCAAGGTCAGCGTCGATCTCGGCAACCTGGCCATCGTCGGCACCGCCAAGCAGCAGGCGGAGGCCATCAAGCGCTATCTGAAGCAGTTCGACGACGCCCAGAGCCGCGGTCACGGCGACGCTTCGCTGGTGGCGATGTTCAAGGATGCCTTCAAGGAAATGAACAGCAACGTCACCAACGCCGCGCAACAGGCGCGCGAGCAGTCGCCGGCGGCGATCTGGCTCAACAAGACCGACCAGAGCATGACGACCGGACTGGCGGATTTCAGCGCCTCGATGACGCAGGAAGTGACGTCGCCCAATCCGGCGCGCCAGAGCGAACACGACACCTTCTCGTACCAGACTTCGCAGAGCAGCAACGTCAGCGGCAATGGCCAGCTCAACCGCGCCATCACGCAACAGCAGGAATCGCATCTGAGCGCGAGTTACCACGAGTCGCTGCAGGCGGACCTGCCTCTGAGGCTGACCACCGACAAGAATTCGCAGAACTACACGTATCACCAGATCAAGGACGACGCCAGCAGCAAGGCCTCGATCGCCTACGACAAGGGCGTGCTGGTCAGGGCCACGCTGGAGCAATCGGCCAGCCAGTCGACGCGCGTGCAGAAGTACATGATGGGAGAGCTGGTCAGCGATCAGACCACGCCGCAGAACGCCACACTGTCGCGCGACTTCCTCGACCTGCTCAAGCCGCTGCAAAAGAAAGAGGGCGCCACCGGCGCCGCCGATATCTCCAGGCTGAATCAGGCGCTGGCGACCATCAATAACCTGGTCTACCTGCAACCTGATCCGCTGGCGCTGCGCAACGTGCGCTAGTCCGCATCGGCGGCGATACCTTGCAGGAAGGCGACGGCGGCTTGTTCCAGCTGTGCGATGCCGGGCTGTTCGATGGGGAAGTGGCCGCACCGGTCGAGCAGGACCAGTTCCTTGCGGCCTTTGATGCGATCGAAGAATGGCCGGCTGGAAGCGACGGCAGTC is a window of Herbaspirillum hiltneri N3 DNA encoding:
- the ccoG gene encoding cytochrome c oxidase accessory protein CcoG, encoding MDKPPPDIAVVNMYSAREDIYPREIKGRYASLRWVCLWLTQLVFYGLPWLQWNGRQAVLFDLGARKFYIFGIVLWPQDFIYLAALLIICAYALFLFTAVAGRVWCGFSCPQTVYTEIFLWIERRIEGSRSARMRLDRQPWGLQKLAKKGAKHIVWGALSLWTGFSFVGYFTPIHELMATVAAMSPGPWEAFWITFYSFATYGNAGWMREQVCKYMCPYARFQSAMIDKDTLIITYDRARGEPRGAKTKAAKKSGDCIDCSMCVQVCPTGIDIRDGLQYECIGCAACIDACNGVMAKVALPPGLIRYSTERAMTTQLSLPEMRRRVLRPRVLAYTALLVLIVAAFCTALALRTPLKLDIIRDRGVMAREVEDGMIENVYRLQIMNTGETAHRFHIDVSGIDGIRLATPAEVEIDAATTRAVPVRVRVPHGKGEHGSNKVAFELSAVDDPRLQVQEKAVFFVPR
- a CDS encoding FixH family protein — protein: MQATPTLRPWYTHRWPWLLMLGPALVIAAGSFTIWLAVTREDAMVVGDYYKEGRAINQDLRRDRAATSLGVALHLGYDAASGKLLGNVQTHAGPLQGKLQLHLAHPTRPEKDLRLPLETDAHGDFSVGLPMLELARWQVLLENEARDWRVAGVWHWPQQRMLDLIADQPADS
- the fnr gene encoding fumarate/nitrate reduction transcriptional regulator Fnr — protein: MSELLQIQRPLPPSLHAMKTSCVNCSMHQLCLPMGLDDSDMNRLDQIIGRRRRVARGESLYRMDDPFRNLYAIRLGHFKTYQFNAGGEQQITGFQMAGELMGMDAISTDKHHCDVAALEDSEVCEIPFQRLEELFGMIPMLLRHFHRIMSQEITREQNAMLLLGNMRAEQRFAAFLINLSSRYAARGYSSTSFQLRMSREDIGNYLGLTIESISRLVSKFRKLGWLGVDKREIQLLDPVRIKALAAGTETCPMA
- a CDS encoding ArsR/SmtB family transcription factor codes for the protein MDNKTAITALAALAQESRLAAFRLLVQVGPGGLAASKIAEQLEVAPSALSFHMKELSHAGLVTARSEGRFVIYSANFDRMNGLLGFLTENCCGGNVCSPVQECCPGVDEK
- the arsB gene encoding ACR3 family arsenite efflux transporter, yielding MNIQPELAVSEKTIVAPLNLFERYLTIWVALCIVLGVLLGQAFPSIFRIIGGMEVARVNLPVGALIWVMIIPMLLKVDFSAWRQIAGHGRGIAVTLFVNWAVKPFSMALLGWLFIRHWFAPYLPAAQLDSYIAGLVLLAAAPCTAMVFVWSRLTGGDPYFTLSQVAMNDLIMVFAFAPLVGLLLGVSSIAVPWATLLTSVGLYIVVPVVIAQVWRRWLLHGQQGRGQGQGQTQARFDRVIARRQPWSMAALLAMLVLLFAFQGDAVMKQPLVIALLAVPILIQVLFNSFLAYWLNRAVGEKHAVACPSALIGASNFFELAVATAVSLFGFESGAALATVVGVLIEVPLMLLVVGAVNRTRGWYEAGAGTSASTSTSVEAADR
- the arsC gene encoding arsenate reductase (glutaredoxin) (This arsenate reductase requires both glutathione and glutaredoxin to convert arsenate to arsenite, after which the efflux transporter formed by ArsA and ArsB can extrude the arsenite from the cell, providing resistance.) — encoded protein: MTIRIYHNPACGTSRNTLALIRNSGEEPEIIEYLQHPPTRDTLIGLIGSAGLAVREAIRQKGTPYAELGLDNPQLSDDLLFDAMLAHPVLINRPFVVTPKGVRLCRPSELVLDILPNPQQGPFTKEDGEVVIDAEGRRAATS
- the arsH gene encoding arsenical resistance protein ArsH, which codes for MRRDAVPQLPDLPNIDGELFHAPQASDFAAVGRATHAPRFLLLYGSLRERSYSRLLTMEAARLLQAMGGETRIFDPHGLPLPDGAPDTHPKVQELRELAQWSEGMVWCSPERHGAMTGIMKAQIDWIPLSSGAIRPTQGKTLAVMEVSGGSQSFNAVNQMRILGRWMRMLTIPNQSSVAKAFEQFDEAGRMHPSAYYDRVVDVMEELMKFTLLTRDVSPTLANRYSERRESAEMLSRRVNQGAI